AATTTGCAGTTCATTGTTCCGACACAGGAACTGCCGCAGAACAGAGGCGCGCTCCGCCTCGAAACACGCAATAACTTTAAGCTCCTCGGGCTCGACAGTGCCGATCAGGTGATGCGCCCGGACATGGACGATATTTTCAACTCGTTTTTCGGCGGTGGCGGAAGAGCCTACAAAGCCCGCGTCTATTCTTTTAAGATTAAAGCCCCGAAAAAGACAGGTACACAAGACCTCGGAACGCTCACATGGATGATTAATGGCGAAGCCAACACCATCAGCAGCAAAATCCCGGTCAGCGTGCAGCGTTCCTATAACGACGACGCTCTCGCCGTAAGCCTTACCCCGAGCAAAAAGTCCATTTACGAAGGTGAACAGTTCAGCGTCACCCTCAGCCTCCACACTTTTGAGCACTTCCAGGGCGGCCTCCAGGCTACCGACATGAGCACCGGCAACGATTTCATCGTCCACCGCAACGACCTCTCGAATCTGGATTTCAAGCCGGTCGAAGGCGCCCGTCGCGAAATGAAGGCATCCGCCAAATACGCTTGGCTCAGCCCGACCAAGAACGGCACGCTCCAAATTCCGTCTTTCAAGTTCAAGTACACCAAGCTCGGTGAACCCAAAGTTGTCGAAGAAAAGAAGCAAATGGGAGGCATGTCGTTCTCGAGCCGCAGCGTAAAGCAGGAATCCATCGAAACGGAAACCTCCACCGCTCCGCTTTCCATTACCGTTCTCCCGCTCCCGACCGAAGGCAAGCCCGCCGATTTCTCGGGAATGGTCGGCAACTACAGCTTTAGCGCCGATTTCGACCGCACAAATCTCAAAGTTGGCGAGGCGTTGACGCTTGCGATTAGCATCAAGGGCGACGGCACTCCGGGCACCATCACGGACCCGAAACTCCCCGACTTTAGCGAATTCCGCTCCGTACCGCCCGAAAACAGCATCAATAAGAAAGTCAAGGGAGCCAAGGTCATCACCTCGAAGGATATCAAGGTTTTCCTCTACCCGAAGAAAAAGGGAACTTTCGAAATCCCGGCCATTACCTATTCCTGGTTCAACCCGGCTAAAAAGAAGTACGAAACCGCTTCGGCAGGCCCGTGGACCATCGAAGTTGAAAAGAGCGACGCCCCCACAGAACCCGTTTACCAAGCTCCGGTTTCCGCAGGCACTGGCACCTCGGCTCCTGTCGTTCAAAAGCAAGAAATTGAATTCCTCGGCAGCGACATCCGCTTTATCCACCCGATTACGGACAAGTCCGAAACGGCAGCCCCGCACAGGAGCGTGCTCTTCTGGATTCTATTTGCCGCAGCGATTCCATTCTACCTGATAGCAAACTTCGCCATCACGAGAAACCGCAAGCGCAACAGCAACACAGCACTCGTCCGCAAGGGCAAGGCCAACAAGCTTCTCAAGGAAAAGTTCGCGAACGCACGCGCCGCCCTCAAGAACGGCGACGGCAAGGCGTTCTTTGCAGCTCTAGAAAATGGCCTCATCGATTACCTCAGCAATTTGACAAACGTTGAATTCAAGGGTATGACCCGCCCACAAATGAAGCAGGAACTTTCAAAGCGCGGCGTCAAGGAAGAAACGATTGAAGCCATCAACAGTTGGCTTGAAAAATGCTCGTTTGTACGTTTTGCTCCGGTCACAGCTTCGACCGAAGAACAGTCCCAAATGCTCGCAGATGTCGAAAAGCTCTGCGAAAGCCTCGAAAAACTCAAGTAGCGTCGGTAAAAACATGAAGAACTTTAAGCAGATTATTTTGACGATCGCCGCAGCGCTCTTCCTCACCTCCGCAGCAAGCGCCGCCGACAAATGCAACGGCCTCGAAGCCGGCACAAAGGCATATAACGAAAACGATTTTGAACGCGCAATTGACGAATGGCGTACATGCGTTGACGAAGGCATCGTCAATGCGGACCTCTATTACAATTTGGGCAACGCCTATTACCGCAGCGGGAAACTCGGCTTTGCGATTTTCTACTACAAGTCAGCACTCCGTTTGCACCCAAGCGATGACGATATCCAGCACAACCTGAATTTCGCACAGACTAAGACTCGCGACAAAGAAGGCGACGAAGAAGAGAACCCGATTCTC
This is a stretch of genomic DNA from Fibrobacter sp. UWB13. It encodes these proteins:
- a CDS encoding BatD family protein is translated as MKRFLLLCLGLTAFVNAKPSLQVDSDRIEAGQTFNLQFIVPTQELPQNRGALRLETRNNFKLLGLDSADQVMRPDMDDIFNSFFGGGGRAYKARVYSFKIKAPKKTGTQDLGTLTWMINGEANTISSKIPVSVQRSYNDDALAVSLTPSKKSIYEGEQFSVTLSLHTFEHFQGGLQATDMSTGNDFIVHRNDLSNLDFKPVEGARREMKASAKYAWLSPTKNGTLQIPSFKFKYTKLGEPKVVEEKKQMGGMSFSSRSVKQESIETETSTAPLSITVLPLPTEGKPADFSGMVGNYSFSADFDRTNLKVGEALTLAISIKGDGTPGTITDPKLPDFSEFRSVPPENSINKKVKGAKVITSKDIKVFLYPKKKGTFEIPAITYSWFNPAKKKYETASAGPWTIEVEKSDAPTEPVYQAPVSAGTGTSAPVVQKQEIEFLGSDIRFIHPITDKSETAAPHRSVLFWILFAAAIPFYLIANFAITRNRKRNSNTALVRKGKANKLLKEKFANARAALKNGDGKAFFAALENGLIDYLSNLTNVEFKGMTRPQMKQELSKRGVKEETIEAINSWLEKCSFVRFAPVTASTEEQSQMLADVEKLCESLEKLK